From the Scatophagus argus isolate fScaArg1 chromosome 21, fScaArg1.pri, whole genome shotgun sequence genome, one window contains:
- the map2k4b gene encoding dual specificity mitogen-activated protein kinase kinase 4b isoform X3, protein MATPSPDSNSTSSSNSSNIVGSTSHHFHQQTQSSSMQGFQISLSGVSQSKRKALKLNFANPPVKPASRLPLNPTPPSFQNPHIERLRTHSIESSGKLKISPEQHCDFTAEDLRDLGEIGRGAYGSVNKMVHKPTGQIMAVKRIRSTVDEKEQKQLLMDLDVVMRSSDCPYIVQFYGALFREGDCWICMELMSTSLDKFYKYVYCVLDDVIPEEILGKITLATVKALNHLKENLKIIHRDIKPSNILMDRRGNIKLCDFGISGQLVDSIAKTRDAGCRPYMAPERIDPSASRQGYDVRSDVWSLGITLYELATGRFPYPKWNSVFDQLTQVVKGEPPQLSNSEERQFSPKFINFVNLCLTKDESKRPKYKELLKHPFILMYEERFVDVASYVCRILDQIPASPISPMYVD, encoded by the exons ATGGCGACTCCCAGTCCTGACAGCAACTCCACAAGctccagcaacagcagcaacattgtAGGATCCACGTCGCACCACTTTcatcagcagacacagagcagcagcatgcaAG gGTTTCAGATAAGCCTGTCTGGAGTGTCCCAAA GTAAACGTAAAGCCCTGAAGCTGAATTTCGCCAACCCTCCAGTCAAACCCGCCTCCAGGCTCCCGCTCAATCCAACACCTCCCTCTTTCCAGAACCCTCACAT AGAGCGTCTGCGGACACACAGTATTGAGTCGTCGGGGAAGCTGAAGATCTCTCCGGAGCAGCACTGTGACTTCACTGCAGAGGATCTGAGAGACCTCGGGGAAATCGGTCGCGGGGCGTATGGCTCCGTCAACAAGATGGTCCACAAACCCACCGGCCAGATCATGGCTGTCAAG AGGATTCGCTCCACCGTGGATGAGAAGGAAcagaagcagctgctgatgGATCTCGACGTGGTCATGAGGAGTAGTGACTGTCCCTACATTGTTCAGTTCTACGGCGCTCTCTTCAGAGAG GGGGACTGTTGGATTTGTATGGAGCTTATGTCTACCTCATTAGACAAATTCTACAAATATGTATACTGTGTATTAGATGACGTCATTCCAGAGGAAATATTAGGCAAAATAACATTAGCG ACCGTTAAAGCACTGAACCActtaaaagaaaacttgaaaataaTTCACAGAG ACATCAAACCTTCCAACATTCTAATGGACCGAAGGGGTAATATCAAGCTGTGTGATTTTGGCATCAGCGGTCAGCTGGTGGACTCCATAGCTAAGACCAGAGATGCGGGCTGCAGGCCTTACATGGCG cctgAAAGGATAGACCCCAGTGCTTCCAGACAAGGCTATGATGTCCGTTCTGATGTGTGGAGCTTGGGAATCACCCTG tACGAGCTGGCCACAGGAAGGTTTCCATACCCCAAGTGGAATAGTGTTTTCGATCAGCTGACACAGGTGGTGAAAGGTGAACCTCCACAGCTCAGCAACTCAGAGGAGAGGCAGTTCTCTCCCAAGTTCATCAATTTTGTTAACCTATG CCTTACAAAGGATGAATCAAAAAGGCCAAAGTACAAGGAGCTTCTG AAACATCCCTTCATTCTGATGTATGAAGAGCGTTTTGTGGACGTCGCCAGTTACGTCTGTCGCATCCTGGATCAAATCCCTGCCTCTCCCATCTCTCCCATGTACGTGGACTGA
- the adprm gene encoding manganese-dependent ADP-ribose/CDP-alcohol diphosphatase has product MTQETQRYIERLAGFYHVRRVRLYRYLVNVFCTVNSLCRRGKHTQTASPKTAPRMDHCPQQTPLFTFGVIADIQYADIDDGYNYSRTRRRYYRSSLQLLRNAQETWSEPAVVPEFILQLGDIIDGFNKAHGASDRALDSVLTEFSSWPVEVHHVWGNHEFYNFSRSELLSSKLNSSLLTDRNPSTARAGGDIYAYRFSPFPGFTFVVLDAYDVSLLGREESSEQYTDAMNLITQHNNNEDLNCPPVFEGPQQRFTKFNGGFSKDQLEWLDCVLCLADDKREKVTIVSHLPVHPNSTDYICLAWNFSELLAIIRSHSSVVCFMAGHDHDGGYHLDMETGVHHLTLEGVIETPPDSNAFGTVSVYEDRMVLKGNGRTADRVFLFPGCQNDVAHGAK; this is encoded by the exons ATGACACAGGAAACTCAACGCTACATCGAGAGACTGGCTGGATTTTATCATGTGAGGAGGGTGAGACTCTACCGGTACCTGGTTAATGTCTTCTGTACGGTGAACTCCCTCTGCAGACGCggcaaacacactcagacagctaGTCCGAAGACAGCACCGAGAATGGACCACTGTCCTCAACAAACACCGCTGTTTACGTTCGGCGTTATTGCTGACATTCAGTACGCGGACATCGACGACGGATACAATTACAGCCGGACTAGGAGGCGGTACTACCGGAGCAGTCTCCAGCTGCTGAGAAATGCCCAGGAAACTTGGTCAGAGCCGGCTGTCGTGCCAGAGTTTATCCTCCAGTTGGGAGACATTATCGACGGTTTCAACAAGGCCCACGGCGCCTCTGACAGAGCACTGGACAGCGTGCTGACAGAGTTCAGCTCCTGGCCCGTGGAGGTCCACCACGTGTGGGGCAACCACGAATTTTATAACTTCAGCAGGAGCGAGCTGCTGAGTTCAAAACTCAACAGCTCGCTCCTCACCGACCGGAACCCGAGTACAGCCCGGGCTGGCGGTGATATCTACGCCTACCGCTTCAGTCCGTTTCCTGGCTTTACGTTCGTTGTGTTGGACGCATATGATGTGAGCCTCCTGGGAAGAGAGGAGTCCAGTGAACAGTACACCGATGCTATGAATCTGAtaacacagcacaacaacaacgaaGACCTCAACTGTCCCCCGG TGTTTGAGGGCCCACAGCAGAGGTTCACAAAGTTCAACGGTGGGTTCAGTAAGGACCAGCTGGAGTGGCTGGATTGTGTTCTGTGCTTGGCTGATGACAAGCGGGAAAAAGTCACAATTGTCA GTCACCTACCTGTACACCCCAACTCCACAGATTACATCTGCCTCGCTTGGAATTTCAGTGAGCTCCTGGCCATCATACGGTCCCATAGCAGTGTGGTGTGTTTCATGGCTGGACACGACCACGACGGCGGATACCACCTGGACATGGAGACAGGAGTGCACCACCTGACGTTGGAGGGCGTGATTGAGACCCCACCTGACAGCAACGCCTTTGGCACAGTCTCTGTGTATGAGGACAGGATGGTGCTGAAGGGGAATGGCAGGACTGCAGATCGAGTGTTTCTGTTCCCGGGATGCCAAAATGATGTAGCTCATGGGGCAAAATGA
- the map2k4b gene encoding dual specificity mitogen-activated protein kinase kinase 4b isoform X4, translated as MATPSPDSNSTSSSNSSNIVGSTSHHFHQQTQSSSMQGKRKALKLNFANPPVKPASRLPLNPTPPSFQNPHIERLRTHSIESSGKLKISPEQHCDFTAEDLRDLGEIGRGAYGSVNKMVHKPTGQIMAVKRIRSTVDEKEQKQLLMDLDVVMRSSDCPYIVQFYGALFREGDCWICMELMSTSLDKFYKYVYCVLDDVIPEEILGKITLATVKALNHLKENLKIIHRDIKPSNILMDRRGNIKLCDFGISGQLVDSIAKTRDAGCRPYMAPERIDPSASRQGYDVRSDVWSLGITLYELATGRFPYPKWNSVFDQLTQVVKGEPPQLSNSEERQFSPKFINFVNLCLTKDESKRPKYKELLKHPFILMYEERFVDVASYVCRILDQIPASPISPMYVD; from the exons ATGGCGACTCCCAGTCCTGACAGCAACTCCACAAGctccagcaacagcagcaacattgtAGGATCCACGTCGCACCACTTTcatcagcagacacagagcagcagcatgcaAG GTAAACGTAAAGCCCTGAAGCTGAATTTCGCCAACCCTCCAGTCAAACCCGCCTCCAGGCTCCCGCTCAATCCAACACCTCCCTCTTTCCAGAACCCTCACAT AGAGCGTCTGCGGACACACAGTATTGAGTCGTCGGGGAAGCTGAAGATCTCTCCGGAGCAGCACTGTGACTTCACTGCAGAGGATCTGAGAGACCTCGGGGAAATCGGTCGCGGGGCGTATGGCTCCGTCAACAAGATGGTCCACAAACCCACCGGCCAGATCATGGCTGTCAAG AGGATTCGCTCCACCGTGGATGAGAAGGAAcagaagcagctgctgatgGATCTCGACGTGGTCATGAGGAGTAGTGACTGTCCCTACATTGTTCAGTTCTACGGCGCTCTCTTCAGAGAG GGGGACTGTTGGATTTGTATGGAGCTTATGTCTACCTCATTAGACAAATTCTACAAATATGTATACTGTGTATTAGATGACGTCATTCCAGAGGAAATATTAGGCAAAATAACATTAGCG ACCGTTAAAGCACTGAACCActtaaaagaaaacttgaaaataaTTCACAGAG ACATCAAACCTTCCAACATTCTAATGGACCGAAGGGGTAATATCAAGCTGTGTGATTTTGGCATCAGCGGTCAGCTGGTGGACTCCATAGCTAAGACCAGAGATGCGGGCTGCAGGCCTTACATGGCG cctgAAAGGATAGACCCCAGTGCTTCCAGACAAGGCTATGATGTCCGTTCTGATGTGTGGAGCTTGGGAATCACCCTG tACGAGCTGGCCACAGGAAGGTTTCCATACCCCAAGTGGAATAGTGTTTTCGATCAGCTGACACAGGTGGTGAAAGGTGAACCTCCACAGCTCAGCAACTCAGAGGAGAGGCAGTTCTCTCCCAAGTTCATCAATTTTGTTAACCTATG CCTTACAAAGGATGAATCAAAAAGGCCAAAGTACAAGGAGCTTCTG AAACATCCCTTCATTCTGATGTATGAAGAGCGTTTTGTGGACGTCGCCAGTTACGTCTGTCGCATCCTGGATCAAATCCCTGCCTCTCCCATCTCTCCCATGTACGTGGACTGA
- the rsph1 gene encoding radial spoke head 1 homolog isoform X2, with the protein MSDVESDEFDDERSKLGEYEGDRNEAGERHGVGKAVLPNGDIYRGQYEKGKRHGEGTYRFKDGSRYVGEYYQNVKHGQGTFYYPDGSKYEGSWVEDLRQGHGVYTYPNGDKYDGEWLNHMRHGQGTYYYHETGSKYKGSWVNGMMESAGEYIHSNHRYKGNFVNNYPSGPGKYVFDIGCEQHGEYHQAEQDRAEGEWGELASTAVLKWTPKCITGLTLWPPGKETSAGEEETASAEEGAGN; encoded by the exons ATGTCAGATGTAGAGTCTGATGAGTTTGATGATGAACGCAGTAAACTCGGG GAATATGAAGGGGACAGAAATGAAGCAGGGGAGAGACACGGAGTTGGTAAAGCTGTCCTGCCCAACGGAGACATTTACCGGGGACAGTACGAGAAGGGCAAAAGACACGGAGAG GGGACATATCGCTTCAAGGATGGGTCGAGATATGTGGGAGAATATTACCAGAACGTGAAACATGGACAGGGAACCTTCTACTATCCAGATGGCTCTAAATATGAAG ggTCATGGGTTGAGGACCTGAGACAGGGTCATGGTGTCTACACTTACCCCAACGGAGACAAATATGATGGAGAGTGGTTAAATCACATGAG GCATGGCCAGGGCACTTACTACTACCACGAAACTGGCTCAAAGTACAAGGGCTCATGGGTAAATGGCATGATGGAGTCGGCTGGAGAGTACATCCACTCTAACCACAGATACAAGGGTAACTTTGTCAACAATTAT CCATCAGGCCCGGGGAAGTATGTGTTTGACATTGGGTGTGAGCAGCATGGTGAATACCACCAAGCAGAGCAG GACCGAGCTGAGGGGGAGTGGGGCGAGTTGGCCTCCACCGCCGTCCTGAAGTGGACTCCCAAGTGTATCACCGGCCTGACACTGTGGCCTCCAGGAAAAGAGACTTCAG CTGGGGAAGAGGAAACAGCTTCAGCAGAGGAGGGTGCGGGGAACTGA
- the map2k4b gene encoding dual specificity mitogen-activated protein kinase kinase 4b isoform X2 yields MATPSPDSNSTSSSNSSNIVGSTSHHFHQQTQSSSMQETNTCWRCQNETGKRKALKLNFANPPVKPASRLPLNPTPPSFQNPHIERLRTHSIESSGKLKISPEQHCDFTAEDLRDLGEIGRGAYGSVNKMVHKPTGQIMAVKRIRSTVDEKEQKQLLMDLDVVMRSSDCPYIVQFYGALFREGDCWICMELMSTSLDKFYKYVYCVLDDVIPEEILGKITLATVKALNHLKENLKIIHRDIKPSNILMDRRGNIKLCDFGISGQLVDSIAKTRDAGCRPYMAPERIDPSASRQGYDVRSDVWSLGITLYELATGRFPYPKWNSVFDQLTQVVKGEPPQLSNSEERQFSPKFINFVNLCLTKDESKRPKYKELLKHPFILMYEERFVDVASYVCRILDQIPASPISPMYVD; encoded by the exons ATGGCGACTCCCAGTCCTGACAGCAACTCCACAAGctccagcaacagcagcaacattgtAGGATCCACGTCGCACCACTTTcatcagcagacacagagcagcagcatgcaAG AAACCAACACCTGCTGGAGatgtcaaaatgaaacag GTAAACGTAAAGCCCTGAAGCTGAATTTCGCCAACCCTCCAGTCAAACCCGCCTCCAGGCTCCCGCTCAATCCAACACCTCCCTCTTTCCAGAACCCTCACAT AGAGCGTCTGCGGACACACAGTATTGAGTCGTCGGGGAAGCTGAAGATCTCTCCGGAGCAGCACTGTGACTTCACTGCAGAGGATCTGAGAGACCTCGGGGAAATCGGTCGCGGGGCGTATGGCTCCGTCAACAAGATGGTCCACAAACCCACCGGCCAGATCATGGCTGTCAAG AGGATTCGCTCCACCGTGGATGAGAAGGAAcagaagcagctgctgatgGATCTCGACGTGGTCATGAGGAGTAGTGACTGTCCCTACATTGTTCAGTTCTACGGCGCTCTCTTCAGAGAG GGGGACTGTTGGATTTGTATGGAGCTTATGTCTACCTCATTAGACAAATTCTACAAATATGTATACTGTGTATTAGATGACGTCATTCCAGAGGAAATATTAGGCAAAATAACATTAGCG ACCGTTAAAGCACTGAACCActtaaaagaaaacttgaaaataaTTCACAGAG ACATCAAACCTTCCAACATTCTAATGGACCGAAGGGGTAATATCAAGCTGTGTGATTTTGGCATCAGCGGTCAGCTGGTGGACTCCATAGCTAAGACCAGAGATGCGGGCTGCAGGCCTTACATGGCG cctgAAAGGATAGACCCCAGTGCTTCCAGACAAGGCTATGATGTCCGTTCTGATGTGTGGAGCTTGGGAATCACCCTG tACGAGCTGGCCACAGGAAGGTTTCCATACCCCAAGTGGAATAGTGTTTTCGATCAGCTGACACAGGTGGTGAAAGGTGAACCTCCACAGCTCAGCAACTCAGAGGAGAGGCAGTTCTCTCCCAAGTTCATCAATTTTGTTAACCTATG CCTTACAAAGGATGAATCAAAAAGGCCAAAGTACAAGGAGCTTCTG AAACATCCCTTCATTCTGATGTATGAAGAGCGTTTTGTGGACGTCGCCAGTTACGTCTGTCGCATCCTGGATCAAATCCCTGCCTCTCCCATCTCTCCCATGTACGTGGACTGA
- the rsph1 gene encoding radial spoke head 1 homolog isoform X1 — protein sequence MSDVESDEFDDERSKLGEYEGDRNEAGERHGVGKAVLPNGDIYRGQYEKGKRHGEGTYRFKDGSRYVGEYYQNVKHGQGTFYYPDGSKYEGSWVEDLRQGHGVYTYPNGDKYDGEWLNHMRHGQGTYYYHETGSKYKGSWVNGMMESAGEYIHSNHRYKGNFVNNYPSGPGKYVFDIGCEQHGEYHQAEQPATVEEDGKNTKAQRSRYPGSREGYLTLGISGGAEEVAPQPLYTAADGGSLCHQCPA from the exons ATGTCAGATGTAGAGTCTGATGAGTTTGATGATGAACGCAGTAAACTCGGG GAATATGAAGGGGACAGAAATGAAGCAGGGGAGAGACACGGAGTTGGTAAAGCTGTCCTGCCCAACGGAGACATTTACCGGGGACAGTACGAGAAGGGCAAAAGACACGGAGAG GGGACATATCGCTTCAAGGATGGGTCGAGATATGTGGGAGAATATTACCAGAACGTGAAACATGGACAGGGAACCTTCTACTATCCAGATGGCTCTAAATATGAAG ggTCATGGGTTGAGGACCTGAGACAGGGTCATGGTGTCTACACTTACCCCAACGGAGACAAATATGATGGAGAGTGGTTAAATCACATGAG GCATGGCCAGGGCACTTACTACTACCACGAAACTGGCTCAAAGTACAAGGGCTCATGGGTAAATGGCATGATGGAGTCGGCTGGAGAGTACATCCACTCTAACCACAGATACAAGGGTAACTTTGTCAACAATTAT CCATCAGGCCCGGGGAAGTATGTGTTTGACATTGGGTGTGAGCAGCATGGTGAATACCACCAAGCAGAGCAG CCAGCGACTGTTGAGGAGGAcggaaaaaatacaaaagcacaaAGGTCACGCTACCCGGGCTCCAGGGAGGGTTACCTCACCTTAGGGATctcaggaggagcagaggaggtggCACCACAGCCTTTATACACAGCTGCTGATGGTGGATCGCTCTGCCATCAGTGTCCTGCGTGA
- the map2k4b gene encoding dual specificity mitogen-activated protein kinase kinase 4b isoform X1, whose amino-acid sequence MATPSPDSNSTSSSNSSNIVGSTSHHFHQQTQSSSMQETNTCWRCQNETGFQISLSGVSQSKRKALKLNFANPPVKPASRLPLNPTPPSFQNPHIERLRTHSIESSGKLKISPEQHCDFTAEDLRDLGEIGRGAYGSVNKMVHKPTGQIMAVKRIRSTVDEKEQKQLLMDLDVVMRSSDCPYIVQFYGALFREGDCWICMELMSTSLDKFYKYVYCVLDDVIPEEILGKITLATVKALNHLKENLKIIHRDIKPSNILMDRRGNIKLCDFGISGQLVDSIAKTRDAGCRPYMAPERIDPSASRQGYDVRSDVWSLGITLYELATGRFPYPKWNSVFDQLTQVVKGEPPQLSNSEERQFSPKFINFVNLCLTKDESKRPKYKELLKHPFILMYEERFVDVASYVCRILDQIPASPISPMYVD is encoded by the exons ATGGCGACTCCCAGTCCTGACAGCAACTCCACAAGctccagcaacagcagcaacattgtAGGATCCACGTCGCACCACTTTcatcagcagacacagagcagcagcatgcaAG AAACCAACACCTGCTGGAGatgtcaaaatgaaacag gGTTTCAGATAAGCCTGTCTGGAGTGTCCCAAA GTAAACGTAAAGCCCTGAAGCTGAATTTCGCCAACCCTCCAGTCAAACCCGCCTCCAGGCTCCCGCTCAATCCAACACCTCCCTCTTTCCAGAACCCTCACAT AGAGCGTCTGCGGACACACAGTATTGAGTCGTCGGGGAAGCTGAAGATCTCTCCGGAGCAGCACTGTGACTTCACTGCAGAGGATCTGAGAGACCTCGGGGAAATCGGTCGCGGGGCGTATGGCTCCGTCAACAAGATGGTCCACAAACCCACCGGCCAGATCATGGCTGTCAAG AGGATTCGCTCCACCGTGGATGAGAAGGAAcagaagcagctgctgatgGATCTCGACGTGGTCATGAGGAGTAGTGACTGTCCCTACATTGTTCAGTTCTACGGCGCTCTCTTCAGAGAG GGGGACTGTTGGATTTGTATGGAGCTTATGTCTACCTCATTAGACAAATTCTACAAATATGTATACTGTGTATTAGATGACGTCATTCCAGAGGAAATATTAGGCAAAATAACATTAGCG ACCGTTAAAGCACTGAACCActtaaaagaaaacttgaaaataaTTCACAGAG ACATCAAACCTTCCAACATTCTAATGGACCGAAGGGGTAATATCAAGCTGTGTGATTTTGGCATCAGCGGTCAGCTGGTGGACTCCATAGCTAAGACCAGAGATGCGGGCTGCAGGCCTTACATGGCG cctgAAAGGATAGACCCCAGTGCTTCCAGACAAGGCTATGATGTCCGTTCTGATGTGTGGAGCTTGGGAATCACCCTG tACGAGCTGGCCACAGGAAGGTTTCCATACCCCAAGTGGAATAGTGTTTTCGATCAGCTGACACAGGTGGTGAAAGGTGAACCTCCACAGCTCAGCAACTCAGAGGAGAGGCAGTTCTCTCCCAAGTTCATCAATTTTGTTAACCTATG CCTTACAAAGGATGAATCAAAAAGGCCAAAGTACAAGGAGCTTCTG AAACATCCCTTCATTCTGATGTATGAAGAGCGTTTTGTGGACGTCGCCAGTTACGTCTGTCGCATCCTGGATCAAATCCCTGCCTCTCCCATCTCTCCCATGTACGTGGACTGA